A single Fusobacterium hominis DNA region contains:
- the sppA gene encoding signal peptide peptidase SppA, whose product MKILKFLLKWIVSIVTFIIKEVFSFFIKGTLFLLIILILVGLVLKETKAVKKVSKPGTVVQLEINGEYPEGNDVLPSIFSTQNENFYSVITKLDAIAEDKNVKGLFVKINNSEFSNGQLEELGEKIAFVKSKGKEVITYTDTLTNKSYLLALNGNKIYMPPTQAADINLTGYYSELAYYKGLADRLGVQFNVIHVGDYKSFGENYTKGKMSKEYKENITSLKDTVYNNFIEKISTSRGILTDEVNNKILSGMFVNGDINKLLENKFIDKLITEDEIIKDIGKENIISFTEYDKKEEIKNSKNKIAIFYLNGEIYTDNSKNGDLTNSITPSGVQEKIDQIINNDEIKGVILRINSPGGSALASNIINSKIQNLKLKKPVYVSIGDVAASGGYYIASAGDKIFADKESITGSIGVVSLIPNFQKTLKKLDVNVETIQKGEYADLYSLTQDFTEKDREKIYDSSVRVYDEFVNVVAKGRGKTSEYINTIGQGKVWLGEEGKNIGLVDEIGGLEATIASFSKDLKLENYQIIEVSGKAKIDKILKRNIPFLNLYYKAENLININELYFKPLYYFPYDI is encoded by the coding sequence ATGAAAATTTTAAAATTTTTATTAAAATGGATAGTATCAATTGTAACATTTATAATAAAAGAAGTTTTTTCCTTTTTTATAAAAGGAACATTGTTTTTACTTATAATTTTAATTTTAGTAGGATTAGTGTTAAAAGAAACAAAAGCTGTAAAAAAAGTATCCAAGCCAGGAACAGTTGTTCAATTAGAGATAAATGGAGAATATCCTGAAGGGAATGATGTACTACCTTCTATATTTAGTACACAAAATGAAAATTTTTATTCAGTTATAACAAAATTAGATGCAATTGCAGAAGATAAAAATGTAAAAGGGCTATTTGTAAAAATAAATAATTCTGAATTTAGTAATGGACAGTTAGAAGAATTAGGAGAGAAAATAGCTTTTGTTAAAAGTAAAGGCAAAGAAGTTATAACATATACTGATACATTAACAAATAAAAGTTATTTATTAGCACTAAATGGAAATAAGATATATATGCCACCAACTCAGGCAGCAGATATTAATCTTACAGGGTATTATAGTGAACTTGCTTATTATAAAGGATTAGCAGACAGATTAGGAGTTCAATTCAATGTTATTCATGTTGGAGACTATAAATCATTTGGTGAAAATTATACAAAAGGAAAAATGTCAAAAGAATATAAAGAAAATATTACATCATTAAAAGATACTGTTTATAATAATTTTATAGAAAAAATATCTACTAGTAGAGGAATTCTAACAGATGAAGTAAATAATAAAATTTTATCAGGTATGTTTGTTAATGGAGATATAAATAAATTGTTAGAAAATAAATTTATAGATAAATTAATTACAGAAGATGAAATAATTAAAGATATAGGCAAGGAAAATATTATTAGTTTTACAGAATATGATAAGAAAGAAGAAATAAAAAATAGTAAAAATAAGATAGCTATATTTTATTTGAATGGAGAAATATATACTGATAACTCTAAAAATGGAGATTTGACAAATAGTATAACTCCAAGTGGAGTTCAAGAAAAAATAGATCAAATTATTAATAATGATGAAATTAAAGGTGTTATATTAAGAATAAATTCACCAGGTGGATCAGCATTAGCATCAAATATAATTAATAGTAAAATTCAAAATTTAAAATTAAAGAAACCGGTATATGTGTCAATTGGAGATGTAGCTGCTTCTGGAGGATATTATATAGCTTCTGCTGGAGATAAAATATTTGCAGATAAAGAGAGTATAACAGGGTCAATAGGTGTAGTAAGTCTCATACCTAATTTTCAAAAAACTCTAAAAAAATTAGATGTTAATGTAGAAACCATACAAAAAGGTGAGTATGCTGATTTATATTCATTAACTCAAGATTTTACTGAAAAAGATAGAGAAAAAATTTATGACTCAAGTGTACGAGTGTACGATGAATTTGTAAATGTTGTAGCTAAAGGAAGAGGGAAAACATCAGAATATATAAATACAATAGGACAAGGAAAAGTATGGTTAGGAGAAGAGGGAAAAAATATAGGATTAGTAGATGAAATAGGAGGATTAGAAGCTACTATTGCTAGTTTTAGTAAAGATTTAAAATTAGAAAATTATCAAATAATTGAGGTTAGTGGAAAGGCTAAAATAGATAAGATTTTAAAAAGAAATATACCGTTTTTAAATCTTTATTATAAAGCTGAAAACCTAATAAATATTAATGAATTATATTTTAAACCACTATACTACTTTCCATATGATATTTAA
- a CDS encoding spore maturation protein yields MFIEIMEKISLYAIPVIILVIVGYAYLVKKVKVYEVFCEGAKDGFSTSIRIIPFLVAMLVAIGIFRASGCIDIMIRFLDPILAFIGMPGEVLPLAILRPLSGGGATGVMNDLLITYGPDSLIGRIASTMMGSTETTFYVLAVYFGAVSIRKIRYAVVVGLLADIAGLLTAVWICRIIFG; encoded by the coding sequence ATGTTTATAGAAATAATGGAAAAAATATCACTTTATGCAATACCAGTAATAATTTTAGTAATAGTAGGTTATGCTTATTTAGTAAAAAAAGTAAAAGTTTATGAAGTTTTCTGTGAGGGTGCAAAAGATGGGTTTTCAACTTCGATTAGAATAATACCTTTTTTAGTTGCAATGCTAGTTGCAATAGGTATCTTCAGAGCATCAGGATGTATAGATATAATGATTAGATTTTTAGATCCAATTCTTGCATTTATAGGAATGCCAGGAGAAGTATTACCACTTGCTATATTAAGACCACTATCTGGTGGAGGAGCAACTGGTGTAATGAATGATCTTTTGATAACTTATGGACCAGATTCTTTAATAGGAAGAATAGCATCTACAATGATGGGATCAACAGAAACTACATTTTATGTTTTAGCAGTATATTTTGGAGCTGTTAGCATAAGAAAAATAAGATATGCTGTTGTTGTTGGGCTATTAGCAGATATAGCTGGGCTCTTGACAGCAGTGTGGATATGTAGGATAATATTTGGATAG
- a CDS encoding linear amide C-N hydrolase, which yields MKIWFSLVSVLFFIISSIGYACTGITVKTNKNDVLQARTVEYGEGNLNSQLVITPRGHEFQSLTPEGKINGLKWKNKYGYVGISMINEIFIGEGVNEEGLNAGIFYFPHYGKLKNYNPKDASSSLVDMEFVKWILGNFKTVDEVKEGLKNITIVSVEEKEGKQLSTGHWRVGDKNGGNIVIEIVENGQVKIYDNKVGVLTNSPDYDWHIKNLNNYINLYAGNAKDYTVDGQQIFSFGAGTGMLGLPGDITPPSRFIRAFLFLKTLKTPESTLEGVLSAFHVLNNFDIPIGVEYSAEHKKYIPKGILSATQWTTVSNLTDREFYYKTMNDNQIRKVDLKKMDFNNIKYQAIPLDDGNGIKELVIK from the coding sequence ATGAAAATATGGTTTAGTTTAGTTTCAGTTCTTTTTTTTATCATATCGTCTATAGGGTATGCATGTACAGGGATAACAGTTAAAACAAATAAAAATGATGTCCTTCAAGCAAGAACAGTAGAATATGGAGAAGGAAATTTAAATAGTCAGTTAGTAATTACACCTAGAGGACATGAATTTCAATCACTAACTCCAGAAGGTAAGATAAATGGTTTGAAGTGGAAAAATAAATATGGATATGTTGGAATTTCTATGATAAATGAAATATTTATTGGAGAAGGAGTTAATGAAGAAGGATTAAATGCTGGAATTTTTTATTTTCCACATTATGGAAAATTAAAAAACTATAATCCAAAAGATGCAAGCAGTTCTTTGGTAGATATGGAATTTGTAAAATGGATATTAGGAAACTTTAAAACTGTAGACGAAGTTAAAGAAGGACTAAAAAATATTACTATTGTCAGTGTTGAAGAAAAAGAAGGAAAACAATTGTCAACAGGACACTGGAGAGTTGGAGACAAAAACGGTGGTAATATAGTTATAGAAATAGTAGAAAATGGACAAGTAAAAATATATGATAATAAAGTAGGAGTATTAACTAATTCTCCTGATTATGACTGGCATATAAAAAATTTAAATAACTATATAAATTTATATGCTGGAAATGCAAAAGATTATACAGTTGATGGGCAACAAATATTTTCTTTTGGAGCAGGAACAGGAATGTTAGGATTACCTGGTGATATTACTCCACCATCAAGATTTATAAGAGCATTTTTATTTTTAAAGACACTGAAAACTCCAGAATCTACTTTAGAAGGTGTTTTAAGTGCTTTTCATGTTTTGAATAATTTTGATATTCCAATTGGAGTTGAATATTCAGCTGAGCATAAAAAATATATTCCAAAAGGAATATTATCAGCTACACAATGGACAACAGTAAGTAACTTAACTGATAGAGAGTTTTATTACAAAACTATGAACGACAATCAAATAAGAAAAGTTGATTTAAAGAAGATGGATTTTAATAATATTAAATACCAAGCTATCCCTTTAGATGATGGAAATGGAATAAAAGAACTTGTTATAAAATAA
- the gltS gene encoding sodium/glutamate symporter, translating into MNIHLTTIQTMALAVLVFYLGKFLNNRISFLKENCIPDAVTGGTIFSIITLIGHETGTFVFMFEDSLKDIFMIAFFTTVGFSASLKLLKKAGLPVLMFLISAILLAFLQNVAGVAMAKVLNVNLMIGLATGSLATTGGPGTAGAFGPIIESFNTPGATMVAMATATYALIAGSIIAGPICKRLIEKRKLIENRVTYSEFTGMDEKSTTLTLANVIPTGFQIIIAMGIGSIISNILSSLGLVLPPYIGSMFAASIMRNLADETKMFSIDLDVVSVIGSFTLAMFLSMTLMSFKLWELKELALPLIIMLIGQTVLMGVFAYFITFRLTGKDYDAAVMTGGHCGCGFGTTPKALANMEALTEKYLPSPKAFFVIPIVGGLFIDFFNAAIITFFINLLK; encoded by the coding sequence ATGAACATTCATCTAACGACAATACAAACAATGGCACTAGCTGTACTAGTATTTTATTTAGGGAAATTCTTAAATAATAGAATATCTTTCCTTAAAGAAAACTGTATTCCCGATGCAGTTACAGGAGGAACAATTTTTTCTATCATAACTTTAATAGGTCATGAAACAGGAACTTTTGTTTTTATGTTTGAAGATTCTTTAAAAGATATCTTTATGATAGCGTTTTTCACAACTGTTGGATTTTCGGCAAGTTTAAAACTTCTAAAAAAAGCTGGATTGCCTGTTTTAATGTTTTTAATATCAGCAATATTATTAGCATTTTTACAAAACGTTGCAGGGGTAGCAATGGCAAAAGTATTAAATGTTAATCTTATGATAGGTCTAGCAACAGGATCTTTAGCAACAACTGGTGGACCAGGAACAGCTGGAGCATTTGGACCTATAATAGAAAGTTTTAATACTCCTGGAGCAACAATGGTAGCAATGGCTACAGCAACTTATGCGTTAATAGCAGGAAGTATAATAGCAGGACCTATATGTAAAAGACTTATTGAAAAAAGAAAACTTATTGAAAATAGAGTAACATATTCTGAATTTACAGGAATGGATGAAAAAAGCACAACATTAACTCTTGCAAATGTTATTCCTACTGGATTTCAAATAATTATTGCTATGGGAATAGGAAGTATCATTTCTAATATTTTAAGCAGTTTAGGATTGGTATTACCACCTTATATTGGCTCAATGTTTGCAGCATCAATTATGAGAAACTTAGCAGATGAAACAAAAATGTTTAGTATAGACTTAGATGTAGTATCAGTTATAGGAAGTTTTACACTAGCAATGTTCTTATCAATGACATTAATGAGCTTTAAACTTTGGGAATTAAAAGAGTTAGCACTACCATTAATCATTATGCTAATTGGTCAAACAGTACTTATGGGTGTTTTTGCATATTTCATCACTTTCAGACTTACTGGAAAAGACTATGATGCAGCGGTAATGACAGGTGGACACTGTGGTTGTGGATTTGGAACTACTCCAAAAGCATTAGCTAATATGGAAGCATTAACTGAAAAATATCTTCCATCACCAAAGGCATTTTTTGTAATCCCTATAGTTGGAGGATTATTTATAGATTTCTTTAATGCGGCAATAATAACTTTCTTTATCAATCTACTAAAATAA
- a CDS encoding YbaB/EbfC family nucleoid-associated protein: MVRKLKGGKQVAQGGNQMNILKQAQAMQQQMLVVQEQLKEKEMTASVGGGAVTVKVNGQKELLEVNLTDDIVKEAAEDKEMLQDLIVSAVREAMRQADELAETEMGKVTGGINIPGLF, from the coding sequence ATGGTAAGAAAATTAAAAGGTGGAAAACAAGTAGCACAAGGTGGAAACCAAATGAATATATTAAAACAGGCTCAAGCTATGCAACAACAAATGTTAGTTGTTCAAGAACAACTTAAAGAAAAAGAAATGACTGCATCAGTTGGTGGAGGAGCAGTAACTGTAAAAGTAAATGGACAAAAAGAACTTCTTGAAGTTAATTTAACAGATGATATTGTTAAAGAAGCTGCTGAAGACAAAGAAATGTTACAAGATCTTATTGTTTCTGCTGTAAGAGAAGCTATGAGACAAGCTGATGAACTTGCAGAAACTGAAATGGGAAAAGTAACTGGTGGAATTAATATACCAGGATTATTCTAA
- the hemW gene encoding radical SAM family heme chaperone HemW has product MLDALYIHIPFCVRKCNYCDFLSFSSDKDMRKKYVDYLIKEIKLYPKYTYNTVYFGGGTPSLLEYEDIKRILDEINISSDAEVTIEVNPKTVDFDFLKSIREIGINRLSIGIQTFNNNMLKILGRLHDSNEAIKTYKNARNAGFNNISLDLMFSLPNQTLEEVNQDLNQLFSLKPEHFSIYSLIWEEGTPFFKQLEQGILKITDNDLEADMYEHIISKARQHGYEHYEISNFCLPNFEAKHNSKYWENKEYLGIGLGASGYIGNLRYKNQMQFSKYYDNIDNGILPILEKEFLNKKDIEEYSYMLGLRLLKKGIHPGDEYISKCLELEKKGFLEKQDGAFILSKKGIMFANDVLTEFL; this is encoded by the coding sequence ATGCTTGATGCATTATACATTCATATTCCCTTTTGTGTTAGAAAATGTAACTATTGTGATTTCTTATCATTTTCTTCAGATAAGGATATGAGAAAAAAATATGTTGATTACTTAATAAAAGAAATCAAATTATATCCAAAATATACTTATAATACAGTATATTTTGGTGGTGGAACTCCGTCACTTCTTGAATATGAAGATATTAAAAGAATATTAGATGAAATAAATATTTCAAGTGATGCTGAAGTTACTATAGAGGTTAATCCTAAAACTGTAGACTTTGATTTTTTAAAAAGTATACGTGAAATTGGCATTAATAGATTAAGTATTGGAATTCAAACTTTTAATAATAATATGCTAAAAATATTAGGTAGACTTCATGACTCTAACGAAGCTATAAAAACTTATAAAAACGCTAGAAATGCTGGTTTTAATAATATCAGTTTAGATTTAATGTTTTCACTTCCTAACCAAACATTAGAAGAGGTAAACCAAGATCTCAATCAACTTTTTTCATTAAAACCAGAACACTTTTCTATATATTCTCTTATTTGGGAAGAAGGAACTCCTTTTTTCAAACAACTAGAACAAGGAATTTTAAAAATAACAGATAATGATTTAGAAGCTGATATGTATGAACATATAATTTCAAAAGCTAGACAACATGGCTATGAACACTATGAAATTTCAAATTTCTGTTTACCTAATTTTGAAGCAAAACATAATTCTAAATATTGGGAAAATAAAGAGTATCTTGGTATAGGTTTAGGTGCTTCAGGTTATATTGGTAACCTAAGATATAAAAATCAGATGCAATTTTCTAAATATTATGATAATATAGATAATGGGATATTACCTATTTTAGAAAAAGAATTTTTAAATAAAAAAGATATTGAAGAATATAGCTATATGCTAGGACTTCGACTATTAAAAAAAGGTATACATCCAGGGGACGAATATATTAGTAAATGTCTTGAACTAGAAAAAAAAGGATTTTTAGAAAAACAAGATGGTGCATTCATTCTTTCAAAAAAAGGAATTATGTTTGCTAACGATGTATTAACTGAATTTTTGTAA
- a CDS encoding NAD(P)H-dependent flavin oxidoreductase: MLDINGLKLKVPIIQGGMAIRCSMAKLASAVANEGGLGVIAGSTLTIKELKDEIKKAKDMITEKGGALGVNIMFAVSNFVDLVNACIEEKVDVIICGAGFSRDIFSMVKGTGIKLFPIVSSLKLAKISEKLGADAIVVEGGNAGGHLGTDKPSWDIMEEITSSVKIPVFGAGGVITPEDAQRMLSLGTVGVQMGSRFVATDECEVSEVFKNMYVNCKEGDIVEIQSSVGLPANAIISPYVKKLLSGEKLTPSSCNQCLKHCNKNFCVSSRLVDGHAGDYEKGIFFAGKDAWKIDDIVSVKEIFRRFKPVFDL; the protein is encoded by the coding sequence ATGTTAGATATAAATGGATTAAAGCTAAAAGTACCTATTATTCAAGGTGGAATGGCAATAAGATGTTCGATGGCAAAACTTGCATCAGCAGTAGCAAATGAAGGTGGATTAGGTGTTATAGCAGGAAGTACATTAACTATAAAAGAGTTAAAAGATGAAATAAAAAAAGCAAAAGATATGATAACAGAAAAAGGTGGAGCTTTGGGAGTGAATATAATGTTTGCTGTATCTAATTTTGTAGATTTAGTAAATGCTTGTATTGAAGAAAAAGTAGATGTTATTATTTGTGGAGCTGGTTTTTCTAGAGATATTTTTTCTATGGTAAAAGGAACTGGAATAAAATTATTTCCAATTGTATCTTCTTTAAAACTTGCTAAAATATCAGAAAAACTTGGAGCTGATGCAATTGTTGTAGAGGGTGGAAATGCAGGTGGGCATCTTGGAACAGATAAACCTTCTTGGGATATTATGGAAGAGATAACATCATCTGTAAAAATACCAGTATTTGGAGCAGGAGGAGTAATTACACCAGAGGATGCCCAAAGAATGTTATCTTTAGGTACTGTTGGAGTACAAATGGGAAGTCGTTTTGTTGCAACAGATGAATGTGAAGTAAGTGAAGTTTTTAAAAATATGTATGTAAATTGTAAAGAAGGAGATATAGTTGAAATACAAAGTTCAGTTGGTCTTCCTGCTAATGCAATTATAAGTCCTTATGTAAAAAAATTACTATCTGGAGAAAAATTAACTCCAAGCAGTTGTAATCAATGTTTAAAACATTGTAATAAAAATTTTTGTGTAAGTTCGAGATTGGTAGATGGACATGCTGGGGATTATGAAAAGGGAATATTCTTTGCTGGAAAAGATGCTTGGAAAATAGATGATATTGTAAGTGTTAAAGAAATCTTTAGAAGATTTAAACCAGTATTTGACTTATAA
- a CDS encoding phospho-sugar mutase — MSKNYLDSYNQWLNSDYLTEDDRKELLSIKDDEKEIENRFYTDLSFGTAGMRGIRGVGRNRINIYNIRKATQGLANYILKVAGDKGTQRGVAIAYDCRIGSEEYAINSALVLAANGIKAYLFTSLRSTPELSFATRELNAQAGIMVTASHNPQEYNGYKVYWEDGAQIVEPQASGIVNSVNEVDIFKDIKFITESEAVKKGLLIFIDKKIDDRFIEEVKKQAININIPNKENFKIVYSPLHGTGRVAVQRILKEMRFLSVYTVPEQEMPNGLFPTCSYANPEDKNVFKLSTELADKIGAKICLANDPDADRTGIAIKDNDGNWFYPNGNQLGILLMNYILDMKKTLPKNGAVISTIVSTPMLDVIAKDKNVKLYRTLTGFKYIGEKIRQFEQKDLDGTFIFGFEESIGYLIGTHVRDKDAVVSSLLISEMAAYYDSIGSSLYKELIKLYEKYGWYQEETISVTKTGKSGIEEINSIMAKLRTHEHSYLCDKKVSIFRDYETHIQKNMISGETSAIDLPKSNVIQFVLEDNTYITVRPSGTEPKIKYYLAVVDSTFEKSQAKLKETKEKFLDYINKL, encoded by the coding sequence ATGTCGAAAAATTATTTAGATTCGTACAACCAATGGTTAAATTCTGACTACCTAACTGAGGATGATAGAAAAGAACTCCTTAGTATAAAAGATGATGAAAAAGAAATAGAAAATAGATTTTATACTGACTTAAGTTTTGGTACTGCTGGTATGAGAGGTATTCGTGGTGTTGGAAGAAACAGAATAAATATTTACAATATAAGAAAAGCTACTCAAGGACTTGCTAACTATATATTAAAAGTTGCTGGCGATAAAGGAACACAACGTGGTGTTGCTATTGCTTACGATTGTAGAATAGGTTCTGAAGAATATGCAATAAATTCAGCATTAGTACTTGCAGCTAATGGAATCAAAGCTTATTTATTTACTTCACTAAGATCAACCCCAGAGCTTTCTTTTGCTACAAGAGAGTTAAATGCACAAGCAGGAATTATGGTAACTGCTTCTCACAATCCTCAAGAATATAATGGATATAAAGTATATTGGGAAGATGGTGCTCAAATCGTAGAGCCTCAAGCTAGTGGTATAGTAAACTCTGTTAATGAAGTTGATATTTTTAAAGATATTAAATTTATAACAGAAAGTGAAGCTGTAAAAAAAGGACTTCTTATTTTTATAGATAAAAAAATTGATGATAGATTTATTGAAGAAGTTAAAAAACAAGCTATTAATATCAATATACCTAATAAGGAAAATTTCAAAATTGTTTATTCTCCACTTCACGGAACAGGAAGGGTAGCAGTTCAACGTATTTTAAAAGAGATGAGATTCTTATCTGTATATACAGTACCAGAACAAGAAATGCCAAATGGACTTTTCCCAACTTGTTCTTATGCCAATCCAGAAGATAAAAATGTTTTTAAACTTAGTACTGAACTAGCTGACAAAATTGGAGCTAAAATTTGTCTTGCTAATGATCCAGATGCTGATAGAACTGGAATTGCTATTAAAGATAATGATGGGAACTGGTTTTATCCTAATGGAAATCAACTAGGAATACTTCTTATGAACTACATTTTAGATATGAAAAAAACTCTACCTAAAAATGGTGCTGTTATTTCTACAATTGTTTCTACACCTATGCTAGATGTTATTGCTAAAGATAAAAATGTAAAATTATACAGAACTCTTACTGGCTTTAAATATATTGGTGAAAAAATAAGACAATTTGAACAAAAAGATCTAGATGGAACTTTTATATTTGGTTTTGAAGAATCAATCGGATATTTAATAGGTACACATGTTAGAGATAAAGATGCCGTTGTATCATCTCTTTTAATTTCTGAAATGGCAGCATATTATGATAGTATTGGAAGTTCTCTTTATAAAGAACTTATAAAACTTTATGAAAAATATGGTTGGTATCAAGAAGAAACCATTTCAGTTACAAAAACTGGAAAGAGTGGAATTGAGGAAATAAACAGTATCATGGCTAAACTAAGAACTCATGAACATTCTTATCTTTGTGATAAAAAAGTTTCTATATTCCGTGATTATGAAACTCATATACAAAAAAATATGATCTCAGGTGAAACTTCTGCTATCGATCTACCTAAATCAAATGTTATTCAATTTGTTCTTGAAGATAATACTTATATTACAGTTAGACCTTCTGGAACAGAACCAAAAATAAAATATTATTTAGCTGTTGTTGACTCAACTTTTGAGAAATCTCAAGCTAAATTAAAAGAAACTAAAGAAAAATTTTTGGATTATATTAATAAATTATAA
- a CDS encoding YggS family pyridoxal phosphate-dependent enzyme — MDLIEENIAHNISEIKNDIKNHSIYPDKVKLIAVTKYVGLDTMKEVLKTGTNVFGENRAQLIKDKHDSFIADGINNIEWHFIGNLQKNKVKYIADFITMIHSVNKLSLAQEIDKRAAQNNRTIDVLLEINVAGEESKEGYQYDELLKDIPQLLELKNINIIGLMTMAPNSSDETLVRDVFIKLRAIKEDFNKKYFHGKLTELSMGMTNDYKIALEEGATIIRVGRKIYN; from the coding sequence ATGGATCTTATAGAAGAAAATATTGCACACAATATTTCTGAAATTAAAAATGATATTAAAAATCATTCAATATACCCTGACAAGGTTAAATTAATTGCTGTTACTAAATATGTAGGACTAGATACAATGAAGGAAGTTTTAAAAACTGGTACAAATGTGTTTGGAGAAAATAGAGCACAATTGATAAAAGATAAACACGACAGCTTTATTGCAGATGGTATTAATAATATAGAGTGGCATTTTATAGGAAATTTACAAAAAAATAAGGTTAAATATATTGCCGATTTTATAACTATGATACATTCTGTTAATAAACTTTCTCTTGCACAAGAAATTGATAAAAGAGCAGCACAAAACAATAGAACTATTGATGTTTTATTAGAAATTAATGTAGCCGGAGAAGAATCAAAAGAAGGTTATCAATATGACGAGTTGCTTAAAGATATTCCACAATTATTAGAACTTAAAAATATCAATATAATTGGACTCATGACAATGGCTCCTAATAGTTCTGATGAAACTTTGGTAAGAGATGTTTTTATAAAACTTAGAGCTATTAAAGAGGATTTTAATAAAAAATATTTCCATGGAAAATTAACTGAATTATCAATGGGAATGACTAATGACTACAAAATTGCACTTGAAGAAGGTGCAACTATAATAAGAGTTGGACGAAAAATTTATAACTAA
- a CDS encoding nucleoside recognition domain-containing protein gives MINTIWCFLIVVGILVGMFTGRMQEVTDAAIKYAGTGVTLSLEMIGVMALWLGLMKIAEEAGMVRGLGRLMKPIMIKLFPDVPADHPAMGSMVANMAANVFGLGNAATPLGIKAMQELQQLNPDKEEASDAMIMFLAINTSSVTLISSSVIAYRVAAGSANGPEIIAPTIVATAVSTIVAIVACKIFQKMPKYKIEKIEKTK, from the coding sequence ATGATAAATACAATTTGGTGTTTTTTAATAGTAGTTGGAATTTTAGTTGGAATGTTTACAGGACGTATGCAAGAGGTTACAGATGCTGCTATAAAATATGCAGGTACTGGGGTTACGTTATCTTTAGAAATGATAGGAGTTATGGCACTGTGGTTAGGACTTATGAAAATTGCTGAAGAAGCAGGAATGGTAAGGGGACTAGGAAGACTTATGAAACCTATAATGATAAAATTATTTCCAGATGTTCCAGCTGATCATCCTGCAATGGGAAGTATGGTTGCAAATATGGCAGCAAATGTATTTGGATTAGGAAATGCTGCTACACCATTAGGAATAAAAGCTATGCAAGAGTTACAACAATTAAATCCTGACAAAGAAGAAGCTTCTGATGCGATGATTATGTTTTTAGCAATAAATACTTCTTCAGTTACATTGATATCATCAAGTGTAATAGCTTATAGAGTTGCTGCTGGATCAGCAAATGGGCCAGAAATTATAGCTCCAACTATAGTAGCAACAGCTGTATCTACGATAGTAGCTATTGTAGCATGTAAGATATTTCAAAAGATGCCAAAGTATAAAATAGAAAAAATAGAAAAAACAAAATAA